The following coding sequences lie in one Haematobia irritans isolate KBUSLIRL chromosome 3, ASM5000362v1, whole genome shotgun sequence genomic window:
- the LOC142230833 gene encoding uncharacterized protein LOC142230833: MSILDSRAHKLTLGEEISNFFLPLKYLITTDRFDALVENIDFNYLANAMFWIFLLFSLGFVGFHNLFQVFLKTSNIKFYKRKQFSRSIWNIAFYAACTLFLYFYNEYVILPQLLKNQGRYSLFYSSEDHIFYKSQQCEKFQFYSLFIITFYLHGAMLDFKESDYLDGASKGLYLLALVAIDTYRYENYFVGVNLILGIYNIITEILSLLALQNSKRNILVYQIFLGLRIASWSHVFISLLPFTYLVPTLFAKNFKIILNIVIWLWYGLSIWNSPVLQYFYHQIYHNTPADCSGEGSAAKCILLKDSSEHRHFKALKKAYLEVKLAHEKLNSSSVMATGMEQSSSSKAYQAIKCIMVLKRKLKRIREGRGSEPEDDNDDTLSTDC; encoded by the exons ATGAGTATTCTGGATTCCAGAGCCCATAAGCTCACATTGGGTGAGGAGATAAGCAATTTCTTCCTTCCGCTTAAATACCTCATTACCACGGATAGATTTGATGCTTTGGTGGAAAATATCGACTTCAATTATTTGGCCAATGCTATGTTCTGGATTTTTCTTCTCTTCAGTCTTGGCTTCGTGGGTTTTCACAATTTGTTTCAG GTCTTCCTTAAGACGTcgaatataaaattctataaacgAAAACAATTTTCTCGATCTATATGGAATATAGCTTTTTATGCCGCATGCAcactatttctatatttttataatgaatatgTTATATTACCTCAGTTGTTAAAGAACCAGGGACGTTATTCGCTTTTCTATTCATCCGAAGatcatatattttataaatctcaacaatgtgaaaaatttcaattctattcgTTATTcattataacattttatttacatgGAGCTATGTTGGATTTTAAAGAATCTGATTATTTGGATGGTGCCTCAAAGGGACTCTATCTATTAGCTTTGGTGGCTATTGATACATATAG atacgaaaattattttgttggcGTAAACTTAATTTTGGGAATCTACAATATAATCACCGAAATTCTAAGTTTGTTGGCCTTGCAAAATtcaaagagaaatattttggtctatcaaatttttctaGGATTAAGAATAGCTTCATG GTCTCATGTCTTTATAAGTCTTTTGCCTTTTACATATCTGGTACCCACgttgtttgcaaaaaatttcaaaattatccTCAACATTGTTATATGGTTGTGGTATGGCCTTAGCATTTGGAATTCACCAGTATTGCAATATTTCTATCATCAGATCTATCATAATACACCGGCAGATTGTTCGGGTGAGGGTTCGGCTGCAAAGTGTATTCTATTGAAAGATTCTAGTGAACATCGACATTTTAAAGCTCTTAAGAAAGCTTATTTGGAAGTGAAACTAGCCCATGAGAAATTGAATAGCAGCAGTGTAATGGCAACTGGTATGGAACAGTCTTCATCATCAAAAGCCTATCAGGCAATTAAAT GTATCATGGTTTTGAAGCGTAAATTGAAGCGTATACGTGAGGGTCGTGGCAGTGAGCCAGAAGATGATAATGATGACACTCTATCCACTGATTGTTAG
- the LOC142230834 gene encoding pyridoxine/pyridoxamine 5'-phosphate oxidase produces the protein MSKITHFPKLAKIKYSPNDPIEMLKYVLNRVQAPPSFPMNVATIDKEFGILARTVMYRGILDNSSISFVTERNTRKYPNLKDNPKLGVTILISNDVKQEGSDHVVPETWQIRLLDAEAVEVDDEQLRRFWNEEPLFAKIRSQICECGKPNTPEDLERRFQTALSMVERGNNEPQKTETYTAFKIVPKRWDFYKSEPNAIADRLQYKQLENGKWEHYHVDP, from the exons ATGAGTAAAATAACG CACTTTCCAAAATtggcaaaaataaaatactCACCCAATGATCCCATAGAAATGTTGAAATATGTCCTCAATCGGGTGCAAGCTCCCCCATCATTTCCCATGAATGTGGCTACCATTGATAA agaatttggtATTTTAGCACGCACTGTTATGTATCGTGGAATTTTAGATAATTCATCGATTTCTTTTGTAACTGAGCGTAATACACGAAAATATCCTAATCTAAAAGATAATCCAAAATTAGGCGTTACTATACTCATATCGAATGATGTTAAGCAAGAAGGTAGTGATCACGTTGTCCCTGAGACATGGCAAATACGTTTATTGGATGCCGAAGCTGTAGAAGTAGACGATGAACAACTACGTAGATTTTGGAATGAAGAAcctttatttgccaaaattcgtaGTCAAATTTGTGAGTGTGGAAAACCAAACACTCCAGAGGATCTTGAGAGAAGATTTCAAACTGCTTTATCAATGGTGGAGAGAGGAAATAATGAACCACAAAAGACTGAGACATA CACTGCCTTCAAAATTGTTCCTAAACGTTGGGATTTTTACAAGTCCGAACCAAATGCAATAGCCGATCGTTTGCAATATAAACAATTGGAAAATGGTAAATGGGAACATTATCATGTAGATCCTTAA